The genomic interval AACCGGGCCAGCACCGCCGAGGGCGACTCCGCACCCTCGACCGAGGCGATCGGCGGCTCGAAGAACTCACTCACCGACGCCGGTTCCACCTCGCCCGCCGCACGCAACCGCGCCAACGGCCCGCCCGGCAGCGGCGCCAGCACCGCGACCGGTCGACCCCGGTCGGTGATCTCCACCGTCTCTCCTGCCTCGACCAAGCGCAGCAACTCACTGGCCCGTTGACGCAACTCCCGCACCCCAACCGACGTCATGTGCTATTAGTAGCACATCGGGAGGCCGTACCGCACCAACCGCTCGGGAATCGATGCTCTCAGCCGGTCTGGGCCATGCCGCCGTCGACGAACAACTCGACACCGGTGATGAAGCTCGAGGCAGCACCGCAGAGGAAGACTGCCGCTTTGCCTATCTCTCGTGGGTCGGCCAGTCGCCCGATGGGATTGCCTTCGCCCATCTGCATGACCTTCGCATCGACCTGATCGGCGCCCGACGCGCCGGCCAGGGCAATCCGCAGGGACGGGGTGTCCACTGCCCCGGGGCTGAGCACGTTGATCCGGACGCCGGAGCCCTTGATGTCCTGGATCCAGCCCCGGACGAGGGCGCGCACCGCGGCCTTGGCGCCGCTGTAGAGGCTCATCCCGGGCAGGGCCTGCACCGAGGCGGTCGAGCCGATGATGACGACGGTTCCGTCGGCGGGCAGCAGTGGCAGTGCCTCCTGAACGGTGAACAGCACGCCTTTGACGTTGACGCCGTAGATGAGATCGAACTGGTCCTCGGTGATGCCGCCGAGCGGAGCGCTGTCGCCGACCCCGGCGTTGGCCACCACTGCGTCCACGCGTCCGTGCCTGCGATGTACCTCGCGATACATCTGCGCCATGTGTGAGCGCTTCGAGACGTCGGCCACGATCCCGGAACTCCTCGGACCGAGCTGAGCGACCGCCGTGTCGAGTCGTTGCTGTTTCAGGTCGGTCAGGACGACCGTCGCGCCTGCCTCGAGAAACTCCTGGGCGATGCCGAAGCCGACTCCCTGGGCGCCGCCAGTTATGACGGCTACTTCACCTTCCAACGCACCAGTCATGCTGCCCCACCGGGCCCTTCCGGCATGTAATGTATCTGGAGAGTGTCTCCGTTTCGACGATACGGAGACAGTCTCCGATTGTCAAAGGGAGGTGGGCATGCGTGCCGACGCGCAGCGCAACTACGACCACATCGTCGCGGTGGCCAGTGAGGTCTTCGCGGCCAGCGGCACCGACGCGTCTCTCGACGAGATCGCGAAGCGGGCCGGGGTCGGCCCTGGCACGCTCTACCGGCATTTCCCGACCCGGGAGAACCTCGTCGAAGCGGCCATGGGCAACTGGATCGACCAGATCCGGACTGCCGTCGACAGAGCCATGACGAGCAAGCGGACACCGTGGCAGGTGCTGTTGGCCTGGTTGGAGGACTTCGTCGCCCACATCCGTCGGTACCGCGGCGGGCCCGCACGGTTGAT from Sporichthyaceae bacterium carries:
- a CDS encoding type II toxin-antitoxin system prevent-host-death family antitoxin gives rise to the protein MTSVGVRELRQRASELLRLVEAGETVEITDRGRPVAVLAPLPGGPLARLRAAGEVEPASVSEFFEPPIASVEGAESPSAVLARLRADER
- a CDS encoding SDR family oxidoreductase, giving the protein MTGALEGEVAVITGGAQGVGFGIAQEFLEAGATVVLTDLKQQRLDTAVAQLGPRSSGIVADVSKRSHMAQMYREVHRRHGRVDAVVANAGVGDSAPLGGITEDQFDLIYGVNVKGVLFTVQEALPLLPADGTVVIIGSTASVQALPGMSLYSGAKAAVRALVRGWIQDIKGSGVRINVLSPGAVDTPSLRIALAGASGADQVDAKVMQMGEGNPIGRLADPREIGKAAVFLCGAASSFITGVELFVDGGMAQTG
- a CDS encoding TetR/AcrR family transcriptional regulator; the protein is MRADAQRNYDHIVAVASEVFAASGTDASLDEIAKRAGVGPGTLYRHFPTRENLVEAAMGNWIDQIRTAVDRAMTSKRTPWQVLLAWLEDFVAHIRRYRGGPARLIAALANPGTPMQPRYELLAQANAEVLERLRAAGSLRGGVEPEQVCRLLLGVAAVADQGRLDTGAVRPMLRIIAQGLLRAGP